One window from the genome of Vallicoccus soli encodes:
- a CDS encoding alkaline phosphatase D family protein, which produces MTTYLGRRSLLAGGLALGGAALLGGPASAAPRAGSAPGLLRAGRPLLTSGVQSGDVTARSGIVWARSDRPARMWVEVGRDPSFRRARVVRGPVVTPATDGTGKVRLTGLPSGTQLHYRTWFSDLDTHLSGPAEAGAFRTAPTRAQDVRLVWSGDLAGQGWGIDPSRGGYRIFDAMRRRDPDVFLFSGDTVYADGPLQESVALPDGTTWRNIVTPEKSKVAETLDEYRGQWRYNLLDEAYRAFNAQVPAIVQWDDHEVTNNWYPGEVLEDDRYTERRVDVLAARGKRAFHEYLPIAPRVEGERGRVYRKLSYGPLLDVFVLDMRSQKDANDANDERRGQVLGAEQLAWLEREASASRAVWKVMAADLPIGLVVPDGETAQEGVAQGLGGRPRGRESEVARLLRTLHRRGVENVVWLTADVHYTAAHHYSPDRAAFQDFTPFWEFVSGPLNAGAFGPNALDPTFGPRAVFVEAPPAAGTSPAQGYQFFGEVDVDASDRSMTVSLRGIDGSVRYRKTLRPA; this is translated from the coding sequence ATGACCACCTACCTCGGCCGCCGCAGCCTGCTCGCCGGGGGCCTCGCCCTCGGCGGCGCCGCCCTGCTGGGCGGACCCGCGTCCGCAGCCCCCCGCGCCGGCAGCGCACCCGGCCTGCTGCGCGCCGGGCGGCCCCTGCTGACCTCGGGCGTGCAGAGCGGCGACGTGACCGCCCGCTCGGGCATCGTCTGGGCCCGCTCGGACCGCCCGGCGCGCATGTGGGTCGAGGTCGGGCGCGACCCGTCGTTCCGCCGGGCCCGGGTGGTGCGCGGCCCCGTGGTCACCCCGGCCACCGACGGCACCGGCAAGGTACGGCTCACCGGGCTGCCCTCCGGCACGCAGCTGCACTACCGCACCTGGTTCAGCGACCTCGACACCCACCTGTCGGGGCCCGCCGAGGCCGGCGCCTTCCGCACCGCGCCGACCCGCGCCCAGGACGTGCGCCTCGTCTGGTCCGGCGACCTCGCCGGGCAGGGCTGGGGCATCGACCCGTCCCGCGGCGGCTACCGCATCTTCGACGCCATGCGCCGGCGCGACCCCGACGTCTTCCTCTTCAGCGGCGACACCGTCTACGCCGACGGGCCGCTGCAGGAGAGCGTCGCGCTGCCCGACGGGACGACCTGGCGCAACATCGTCACGCCGGAGAAGTCGAAGGTCGCCGAGACGCTCGACGAGTACCGCGGCCAGTGGCGCTACAACCTGCTCGACGAGGCGTACCGCGCCTTCAACGCCCAGGTGCCGGCCATCGTCCAGTGGGACGACCACGAGGTCACCAACAACTGGTACCCCGGCGAGGTGCTCGAGGACGACCGCTACACCGAGCGCCGGGTCGACGTGCTCGCCGCCCGCGGCAAGCGGGCGTTCCACGAGTACCTGCCGATCGCGCCGCGCGTCGAGGGCGAGCGCGGGCGGGTCTACCGCAAGCTCTCGTACGGCCCCCTGCTCGACGTCTTCGTCCTCGACATGCGCTCGCAGAAGGACGCCAACGACGCCAACGACGAGCGCCGCGGGCAGGTGCTGGGCGCCGAGCAGCTGGCGTGGCTCGAGCGGGAGGCAAGCGCTTCCCGCGCGGTGTGGAAGGTGATGGCCGCCGACCTGCCCATCGGCCTCGTCGTGCCCGACGGGGAGACCGCGCAGGAGGGCGTCGCGCAGGGCCTCGGCGGGCGCCCGCGCGGGCGGGAGAGCGAGGTCGCGCGGCTGCTGCGCACCCTGCACCGCCGCGGCGTGGAGAACGTGGTGTGGCTGACCGCCGACGTGCACTACACCGCGGCGCACCACTACTCGCCCGACCGCGCGGCCTTCCAGGACTTCACGCCGTTCTGGGAGTTCGTCTCGGGGCCGCTCAACGCCGGCGCCTTCGGCCCGAACGCGCTGGACCCGACCTTCGGCCCGCGCGCCGTCTTCGTCGAGGCGCCCCCTGCCGCGGGGACGTCGCCCGCGCAGGGCTACCAGTTCTTCGGCGAGGTCGACGTCGACGCGTCGGACCGCAGCATGACGGTCAGCCTGCGCGGGATCGACGGCTCGGTCCGCTACCGGAAGACCCTGCGCCCCGCCTGA
- a CDS encoding nucleoside hydrolase: MADRPLPVVLDVDTGVDDALALLLAARHPGLDLRAVSCVAGNVGVDQVVANTLRVLDAAGAGDVPVARGADRPLVEPAREARHVHGEDGLGDLGLPRSHRRAEGVHAVELLRRAVLDAPEPVTLVALAPLTNVALLLRSHPEVGPRLARVVVMGGAATGGNATAAAEFNVWHDPEAAEVVLGAGLPVTLYGLDVFYEVALTAAEADALAASGEPAAALAGRLVRHQVARLGGVSGTLGDAGAVAAALDPGGLRTERLPVRVELAGRWTRGQTVVDRRAPHDRAADPLGPPGPPVDVALQVDADRYRRLFLDAVTGVPSWAA, from the coding sequence GTGGCCGACCGACCGCTCCCCGTCGTGCTCGACGTCGACACCGGCGTCGACGACGCGCTCGCCCTGCTCCTCGCCGCGCGGCACCCCGGCCTCGACCTGCGGGCGGTGTCGTGCGTCGCCGGCAACGTCGGCGTCGACCAGGTGGTGGCCAACACGCTGCGCGTGCTCGACGCCGCGGGGGCGGGGGACGTCCCCGTCGCCCGCGGCGCCGACCGCCCGCTCGTGGAGCCGGCCCGCGAGGCCCGGCACGTGCACGGCGAGGACGGGCTGGGCGACCTCGGGCTGCCCCGCTCGCACCGCCGCGCCGAGGGCGTGCACGCCGTCGAGCTGCTGCGGCGCGCGGTCCTCGACGCCCCCGAGCCGGTGACGCTCGTGGCGCTCGCGCCCCTCACGAACGTCGCGCTGCTCCTGCGCTCGCACCCGGAGGTGGGGCCCCGCCTCGCCCGGGTCGTCGTCATGGGCGGCGCGGCGACCGGCGGCAACGCCACCGCCGCCGCGGAGTTCAACGTCTGGCACGACCCCGAGGCGGCGGAGGTCGTCCTCGGGGCGGGGCTGCCGGTCACCCTCTACGGCCTCGACGTCTTCTACGAGGTCGCGCTCACCGCGGCCGAGGCGGACGCGCTCGCCGCGTCGGGCGAGCCGGCCGCCGCGCTCGCCGGGCGCCTCGTGCGGCACCAGGTCGCCCGCCTGGGCGGGGTGAGCGGCACGCTGGGCGACGCGGGGGCGGTGGCCGCCGCGCTCGACCCGGGCGGGCTGCGGACCGAGCGGCTGCCGGTGCGCGTGGAGCTGGCCGGGCGCTGGACGCGCGGGCAGACCGTCGTGGACCGCAGGGCGCCGCACGACCGCGCCGCCGACCCGCTCGGGCCGCCCGGGCCGCCGGTCGACGTCGCCCTGCAGGTCGACGCCGACCGCTACCGCCGGCTGTTCCTCGACGCGGTGACGGGGGTGCCGTCGTGGGCCGCGTAG
- a CDS encoding ribokinase, with the protein MGRVAVVGSLNVDLVTGVERHPRPGETVRGEGLEHRPGGKGANQALAAARAGARTTLVGRVGDDAAGSSYLIGLRREDVDVSRVRRTRGTPTGHALIVVDGSGENTIVIAAGANGELTPDDVEDCADVVREADVLLLQLEVPLPAVEAAARLARGAGTRVLLNPSPVTALGPSLLDHVDLVVANEDEARSLGGWDGPLITTLGARGARWRAPRVDLHRDALRVDVVDTTGAGDALAGAVAAALADGLDEAAALERGVAAGARAATHDGAQDWLLD; encoded by the coding sequence GTGGGCCGCGTAGCCGTCGTCGGCAGCCTCAACGTCGACCTCGTCACCGGGGTCGAGCGCCACCCGCGCCCGGGCGAGACCGTGCGCGGCGAGGGCCTGGAGCACCGGCCCGGAGGCAAGGGCGCCAACCAGGCCCTGGCGGCCGCGCGCGCCGGGGCCCGCACGACGCTCGTCGGCCGGGTGGGCGACGACGCGGCCGGGTCGTCGTACCTCATCGGCCTGCGGCGCGAGGACGTCGACGTCTCGCGGGTGCGCCGCACGCGCGGCACGCCGACCGGGCACGCGCTCATCGTCGTGGACGGCAGCGGCGAGAACACCATCGTCATCGCCGCCGGCGCCAACGGCGAGCTCACCCCCGACGACGTCGAGGACTGCGCGGACGTCGTGCGCGAGGCCGACGTCCTGCTGCTGCAGCTCGAGGTGCCGCTCCCGGCGGTCGAGGCGGCCGCCCGGCTGGCCCGCGGGGCCGGCACGCGGGTGCTGCTCAACCCGTCGCCCGTGACCGCCCTCGGGCCGTCCCTGCTCGACCACGTCGACCTCGTCGTCGCGAACGAGGACGAGGCGCGCTCGCTCGGCGGCTGGGACGGCCCGCTCATCACCACGCTGGGTGCCCGGGGCGCCCGCTGGCGCGCTCCACGCGTGGACCTGCACCGCGACGCGCTGCGGGTCGACGTCGTCGACACGACGGGGGCGGGCGACGCCCTGGCCGGCGCCGTCGCGGCCGCGCTCGCGGACGGGCTCGACGAGGCCGCCGCGCTCGAGCGGGGCGTGGCGGCCGGCGCCCGCGCGGCCACGCACGACGGGGCGCAGGACTGGCTCCTCGACTGA
- a CDS encoding metallophosphoesterase family protein translates to MRLLLLADTHLPRRARDLPDEVWRAVDDADVVVHAGDWVSLDAWERLSARARRLVGVVGNNDGPELRAVMPEVARAELAGVRLAVVHETGAAKGREERAAAAYPDVDVLVFGHSHIPWDSVAPGGLRLLNPGSPTDRRRQPRCTYATAVAADGALRDVALHELPLRTGRG, encoded by the coding sequence GTGCGCCTCCTGCTGCTCGCCGACACCCACCTGCCCCGGCGCGCCCGGGACCTGCCCGACGAGGTGTGGCGCGCGGTCGACGACGCCGACGTCGTCGTGCACGCCGGGGACTGGGTGTCGCTCGACGCGTGGGAGCGGCTGTCCGCGCGGGCCCGGCGGCTGGTCGGCGTGGTCGGCAACAACGACGGGCCCGAGCTGCGGGCGGTCATGCCGGAGGTGGCCCGGGCCGAGCTGGCGGGCGTCCGGCTCGCGGTGGTGCACGAGACGGGGGCGGCCAAGGGGCGCGAGGAGCGGGCGGCCGCCGCCTACCCGGACGTGGACGTGCTCGTCTTCGGCCACTCCCACATCCCGTGGGACTCCGTGGCCCCGGGCGGCCTGCGGCTGCTCAACCCCGGCTCCCCGACGGACCGGCGGCGCCAGCCGCGCTGCACCTACGCCACGGCCGTCGCGGCCGACGGCGCGCTGCGGGACGTGGCGCTGCACGAGCTCCCCCTGCGCACCGGGCGCGGGTAG
- a CDS encoding class I SAM-dependent methyltransferase, which translates to MTLADVDALRSPAGRALLAALQGYDERAALALGERLRREHPAPLVAAAMTQARLRARAAPRLGPAAASMLLTPDGLEQATRAEVAARRARRFVDAGVRDVVDLCCGVGGDLLPLAAAGLDVLGVDRDPVACALAAANAEALGLAARARVLAADVTAVDVRAHGGAFCDPARRAGGRRVMAPEGWSPPWSWVEGVLAASPAAGAKVAPGVPRDLAPPGAEVEWVSVDGDVVEAAVWAGALASGVRHRATLLPSGATVTGSGAEEPPPVGPVRRFLYEPDGAVVRAGLVSAVVAAVDGSLLDPTIAYVAADGLVPTPLARPYEVLEALPFQLKRLRAALRARDVGTVVVKKRGSALEPEQLRRQLRLTGSGTATVVLTRVAGEPWALVARPA; encoded by the coding sequence ATGACGCTCGCCGACGTCGACGCGCTGCGCTCCCCCGCCGGCCGGGCCCTGCTCGCGGCGCTGCAGGGGTACGACGAGCGCGCCGCCCTCGCGCTCGGCGAGCGGCTGCGCCGCGAGCACCCGGCCCCGCTCGTCGCGGCGGCGATGACCCAGGCCCGGCTGCGGGCGCGGGCCGCCCCCCGGCTGGGGCCGGCCGCGGCCTCGATGCTCCTCACCCCCGACGGGCTGGAGCAGGCCACGCGCGCGGAGGTCGCGGCGCGGCGCGCGCGGCGCTTCGTCGACGCCGGCGTGCGCGACGTCGTGGACCTGTGCTGCGGCGTCGGCGGCGACCTGCTGCCGCTCGCCGCGGCGGGCCTCGACGTGCTCGGCGTCGACCGCGACCCGGTGGCCTGCGCGCTGGCCGCCGCGAACGCCGAGGCCCTGGGCCTGGCGGCGCGCGCGCGGGTCCTCGCCGCGGACGTGACCGCGGTGGACGTCCGGGCGCACGGGGGCGCCTTCTGCGACCCGGCGCGCCGGGCCGGGGGCCGGCGCGTCATGGCCCCCGAGGGCTGGTCGCCGCCGTGGTCCTGGGTGGAGGGGGTGCTCGCCGCGTCGCCGGCGGCCGGCGCGAAGGTGGCGCCGGGCGTCCCGCGCGACCTCGCCCCGCCCGGCGCGGAGGTCGAGTGGGTCTCGGTCGACGGCGACGTCGTGGAGGCCGCCGTCTGGGCGGGCGCCCTCGCCTCCGGGGTGCGCCACCGCGCCACGCTGCTGCCCTCGGGCGCGACGGTCACCGGCAGCGGCGCGGAGGAGCCGCCACCGGTGGGGCCGGTGCGCCGCTTCCTCTACGAGCCCGACGGCGCCGTGGTGCGCGCGGGCCTCGTGTCCGCCGTGGTGGCGGCCGTCGACGGGTCGCTGCTCGACCCGACCATCGCGTACGTGGCCGCCGACGGCCTCGTCCCCACGCCGCTCGCGCGGCCGTACGAGGTCCTCGAGGCCCTGCCCTTCCAGCTCAAGCGGCTGCGCGCGGCGCTGCGCGCCCGCGACGTCGGCACGGTGGTGGTGAAGAAGCGCGGCTCCGCCCTCGAGCCGGAGCAGCTGCGCCGCCAGCTCCGGCTCACCGGCTCGGGGACCGCCACCGTCGTGCTGACCCGGGTCGCCGGGGAGCCCTGGGCGCTCGTCGCCCGCCCCGCCTGA
- the groES gene encoding co-chaperone GroES: protein MSVSIKPLEDRILVQTLDAEQTTASGLVIPDTAKEKPQEGKVLAVGPGRVDDNGNRVAVDVKVGDTVVYSKYGGTEVKYDGEEYLILSARDVLAVVEK, encoded by the coding sequence GTGTCGGTCTCCATCAAGCCGCTCGAGGACCGGATCCTGGTCCAGACGCTCGACGCCGAGCAGACCACGGCGTCCGGTCTCGTGATCCCGGACACCGCGAAGGAGAAGCCCCAGGAGGGCAAGGTCCTCGCGGTCGGCCCGGGCCGCGTCGACGACAACGGCAACCGCGTCGCGGTCGACGTCAAGGTCGGCGACACCGTCGTCTACAGCAAGTACGGCGGCACCGAGGTCAAGTACGACGGCGAGGAGTACCTCATCCTCTCCGCGCGCGACGTCCTCGCGGTCGTCGAGAAGTGA
- the groL gene encoding chaperonin GroEL (60 kDa chaperone family; promotes refolding of misfolded polypeptides especially under stressful conditions; forms two stacked rings of heptamers to form a barrel-shaped 14mer; ends can be capped by GroES; misfolded proteins enter the barrel where they are refolded when GroES binds), which translates to MAKTLQFEEGARRALERGVDALADAVKVTLGPRGRNVVIDKKFGAPTITNDGVTIAREIELQDAYEDLGAQLVKEVATKTNDVAGDGTTTATVLAQGLVREGLRNVAAGAQPMALKRGIEKAVEAVSERLREVARDVDGKDEVAQVAAISAQSQEIGALIADAFDKVGKDGVITVEESQGLTLDLDFTEGMQFDKGYVSPYMVTDQERMEAVLEDPYVLLVAGKVSSVAELLPLLEKVVQTGKPLLLVAEDVEGEALSTLVVNKIRGLFTGVAVKAPGFGDRRKAMLQDMAVLTGGQVVSPEVGLKLDQVGLEVLGSARRVTVTAGDTTIVDGAGTKDEVEGRVAQIKSEIERTDSDWDREKLQERLAKLSGGVCVIRVGAATEVELKEKKHRLEDAVSATRAAIEEGIVAGGGTALVHAVSALDGDLGLTGDEATGVAIVRRAAVQPLRWIAENAGLEGYVVVARVQDLPVGSGLDAATGEYGDLVARGVLDPVKVTRSALQNAGSIAGLVLTTEALVVEKKVQEPAGDGHGHGHSHGHGHSH; encoded by the coding sequence ATGGCCAAGACCCTGCAGTTCGAGGAGGGCGCGCGCCGCGCCCTCGAGCGCGGCGTCGACGCGCTCGCCGACGCCGTCAAGGTGACGCTCGGCCCCCGTGGGCGCAACGTCGTCATCGACAAGAAGTTCGGCGCCCCCACGATCACCAACGACGGCGTCACCATCGCCCGCGAGATCGAGCTCCAGGACGCGTACGAGGACCTCGGCGCCCAGCTGGTCAAGGAGGTCGCGACCAAGACGAACGACGTCGCGGGCGACGGCACCACGACCGCGACCGTCCTCGCCCAGGGCCTCGTGCGCGAGGGCCTGCGCAACGTCGCCGCCGGCGCGCAGCCGATGGCCCTCAAGCGCGGCATCGAGAAGGCCGTCGAGGCGGTCTCCGAGCGCCTGCGCGAGGTCGCGCGCGACGTCGACGGCAAGGACGAGGTCGCCCAGGTGGCCGCCATCTCCGCGCAGTCGCAGGAGATCGGCGCGCTCATCGCCGACGCGTTCGACAAGGTCGGCAAGGACGGCGTCATCACGGTGGAGGAGTCGCAGGGCCTGACCCTCGACCTCGACTTCACCGAGGGCATGCAGTTCGACAAGGGCTACGTCTCGCCCTACATGGTCACCGACCAGGAGCGGATGGAGGCGGTCCTCGAGGACCCGTACGTCCTGCTCGTCGCGGGCAAGGTCTCCTCGGTCGCCGAGCTGCTCCCGCTGCTCGAGAAGGTCGTGCAGACCGGCAAGCCGCTGCTCCTCGTGGCCGAGGACGTCGAGGGCGAGGCGCTGTCGACGCTCGTCGTCAACAAGATCCGCGGCCTCTTCACCGGCGTCGCGGTCAAGGCCCCCGGCTTCGGCGACCGCCGCAAGGCGATGCTGCAGGACATGGCCGTGCTCACCGGCGGCCAGGTCGTCAGCCCCGAGGTCGGCCTCAAGCTCGACCAGGTCGGGCTCGAGGTGCTCGGCAGCGCCCGCCGGGTCACCGTCACCGCCGGCGACACGACGATCGTCGACGGCGCCGGCACCAAGGACGAGGTCGAGGGCCGGGTCGCGCAGATCAAGAGCGAGATCGAGCGCACCGACTCCGACTGGGACCGCGAGAAGCTCCAGGAGCGCCTCGCGAAGCTCTCCGGCGGCGTCTGCGTCATCCGCGTCGGCGCGGCCACCGAGGTCGAGCTCAAGGAGAAGAAGCACCGCCTCGAGGACGCGGTCTCCGCGACCCGCGCGGCGATCGAGGAGGGCATCGTCGCCGGCGGCGGCACCGCCCTGGTGCACGCGGTCTCCGCGCTCGACGGCGACCTCGGCCTCACCGGCGACGAGGCGACGGGCGTGGCCATCGTGCGCCGCGCCGCCGTGCAGCCGCTGCGCTGGATCGCCGAGAACGCCGGGCTCGAGGGCTACGTCGTGGTGGCCAGGGTGCAGGACCTGCCGGTCGGCAGCGGCCTGGACGCGGCCACGGGCGAGTACGGCGACCTCGTCGCGCGCGGCGTGCTCGACCCGGTCAAGGTGACCCGCTCGGCGCTGCAGAACGCGGGCTCCATCGCCGGGCTCGTGCTCACCACCGAGGCGCTCGTCGTGGAGAAGAAGGTCCAGGAGCCCGCGGGCGACGGCCACGGGCACGGCCACTCCCACGGGCACGGCCACAGCCACTGA
- a CDS encoding WhiB family transcriptional regulator — MAEISRLPGPNADLWDWQLQGACRGEDPDTFFHPEGERGPSRRNREARAKAVCARCPVLAQCAAHALAVREPYGVWGGMSEDDRERILAARRLAPAS; from the coding sequence ATGGCTGAGATCTCACGGCTCCCCGGTCCGAACGCCGACCTGTGGGACTGGCAGCTGCAGGGCGCCTGCCGCGGCGAGGACCCCGACACCTTCTTCCACCCGGAGGGCGAGCGCGGGCCCAGCCGGCGCAACCGGGAGGCGCGCGCCAAGGCCGTGTGCGCCCGCTGCCCGGTGCTCGCCCAGTGCGCGGCGCACGCCCTGGCCGTGCGCGAGCCGTACGGCGTGTGGGGCGGCATGAGCGAGGACGACCGCGAGCGGATCCTCGCCGCGCGCCGCCTCGCCCCCGCGAGCTGA
- a CDS encoding MerR family transcriptional regulator produces MASPVDDGGDLQGPALTVAAVARRLGVAPATLRTWDRRYGLGPSAHTAGAHRRYTASDLQRLSLMRRLTHEGVAPAEAARIALAAPEGAGGTLGGVPLEAAPAPAAAAAGVLAQAGAEAPEAAAGRRAPGGGRVLALPDGSPPARGLARAAMALDSHACLQIVTAALERSGVVQTWDELLVPVLVGVGERWSASGQGIEVEHLLSECVMAAMRGVSLGLASPRNARPVLLSCAPEDQHVLPVHVLAAALAERGVGARLLGARVPADALVAAVRRSGPAAVFVWAQMPATADPAVLSGLPVLRPPAVVVAGGPGWDRAATPADVVAEGLEHAVDVLVRATGG; encoded by the coding sequence ATGGCGAGCCCCGTGGACGACGGCGGCGACCTGCAGGGTCCAGCGCTCACGGTGGCCGCCGTCGCGCGCAGGCTCGGGGTCGCCCCGGCGACGCTGCGCACGTGGGACCGCCGCTACGGCCTCGGGCCCAGCGCGCACACCGCCGGCGCCCACCGCCGCTACACCGCGAGCGACCTGCAGCGGCTGTCGCTCATGCGCCGCCTCACCCACGAGGGGGTGGCGCCGGCCGAGGCGGCGCGCATCGCCCTGGCCGCCCCGGAGGGGGCCGGCGGCACCCTCGGCGGCGTGCCGCTCGAGGCCGCGCCCGCGCCCGCCGCCGCGGCCGCCGGCGTGCTCGCGCAGGCCGGTGCCGAGGCCCCGGAGGCCGCCGCGGGCCGTCGAGCGCCCGGCGGCGGGCGGGTGCTCGCCCTGCCCGACGGCTCGCCGCCCGCCCGGGGGCTCGCCCGGGCCGCCATGGCGCTGGACAGCCACGCGTGCCTGCAGATCGTCACGGCCGCCCTCGAGCGGTCGGGGGTCGTGCAGACCTGGGACGAGCTGCTCGTGCCGGTCCTCGTCGGCGTCGGCGAGCGCTGGAGCGCCAGCGGCCAGGGCATCGAGGTCGAGCACCTGCTCAGCGAGTGCGTCATGGCCGCGATGCGCGGCGTGTCCCTGGGGCTGGCCAGCCCGCGCAACGCCCGCCCGGTGCTGCTCTCCTGCGCTCCCGAGGACCAGCACGTGCTGCCGGTGCACGTCCTCGCCGCCGCCCTCGCCGAGCGCGGGGTCGGGGCGCGGCTGCTCGGCGCCCGCGTCCCCGCCGACGCGCTCGTCGCGGCGGTGCGCCGCTCCGGGCCCGCCGCGGTGTTCGTCTGGGCGCAGATGCCCGCCACCGCCGACCCCGCCGTGCTGTCCGGCCTGCCGGTGCTGCGCCCGCCCGCCGTCGTCGTCGCGGGCGGTCCGGGCTGGGACCGGGCCGCGACCCCGGCGGACGTGGTCGCCGAGGGGCTCGAGCACGCCGTCGACGTCCTCGTCCGCGCCACCGGCGGGTGA
- a CDS encoding response regulator transcription factor translates to MPTVLVCDDSNLAREALRHAVAAVPGVDRVVEASSGEEALSRWAAERPDVTLMDVRMPGLGGVEATRRLLALHPDARVVMLTMGEDVDGVARAVKAGASGYLVKDSSSEELAAALSYVLTAGDARRAAARGGAAGGAPALSEREQQVLEGMAKGQSNAEIGRELYLSEDTVKTHARRLFRKVGASDRAHAVAIGFRWGLVR, encoded by the coding sequence ATGCCGACCGTGCTCGTCTGCGACGACTCCAACCTCGCCCGCGAGGCGCTGCGCCACGCCGTGGCCGCCGTGCCCGGCGTCGACCGCGTGGTGGAGGCGTCGAGCGGAGAAGAGGCCCTCAGCCGCTGGGCGGCCGAGCGCCCGGACGTGACCCTCATGGACGTCCGGATGCCCGGGCTCGGGGGCGTGGAGGCGACCCGCCGGCTGCTCGCGCTGCACCCGGACGCCCGCGTCGTCATGCTGACCATGGGCGAGGACGTCGACGGCGTCGCCCGCGCCGTCAAGGCCGGCGCGTCCGGCTACCTCGTCAAGGACTCGTCCAGCGAGGAGCTCGCCGCGGCGCTGTCGTACGTGCTCACCGCGGGGGACGCGCGCCGCGCCGCCGCCCGCGGCGGTGCCGCCGGCGGGGCCCCCGCGCTGTCCGAGCGCGAGCAGCAGGTGCTCGAGGGGATGGCCAAGGGCCAGAGCAACGCGGAGATCGGCCGCGAGCTCTACCTCTCCGAGGACACCGTCAAGACCCACGCCCGCCGCCTGTTCCGCAAGGTCGGTGCCAGCGACCGCGCCCACGCCGTGGCCATCGGCTTCCGGTGGGGGCTGGTGCGGTGA